A portion of the Sebastes fasciatus isolate fSebFas1 chromosome 2, fSebFas1.pri, whole genome shotgun sequence genome contains these proteins:
- the cklf gene encoding chemokine-like factor, translating to MSEDQNRITSMEVDTAFVKSKRGILKVAEMATLLVAFVCFAVASRPKYITATALEFLITSLLLLLYMFKLNKRLTFFFWPLVDVFNSVFAAVYFVVLSILALTTYTVTGTLVGGIFGLMLAGLMCADSYVLFKDITLNRPRSETQNQDNQ from the exons ATGTCAGAGGATCAAAACAGAATAACAAGCATGGAGGTGGACACTGCGTTTGTCAAATCCAAGAGGGGGATCCTGAAAGTAGCAGAGATG GCAACTCTGCTTGTGGCGTTTGTGTGTTTCGCTGTAGCATCCAGACCAAAATACATCACAGCCACAGCGTTGGAGTTTCTGATCACTTCACTTCTGTTGTTGCTGTACATGTTCAAACTCAACAAGAGGCTGACGTTCTTCTTCTGGCCTCTCGTT GATGTTTTTAATTCAGTGTTTGCAGCAGTCTACTTTGTTGTCTTGAGCATCCTGGCGTTGACTACATACACTGTCACAGGCACACTGGTTGGAGGG ATATTTGGTTTGATGTTAGCTGGGCTGATGTGTGCGGACAGCTACGTGCTTTTCAAGGACATCACATTAAACAGGCCAAGAAGTGAAACCCAGAATCAAGACAACCAATGA